A single genomic interval of Mycolicibacterium holsaticum DSM 44478 = JCM 12374 harbors:
- a CDS encoding class I adenylate-forming enzyme family protein: protein MLVADLVARQARRCPDHIAIQHADGAVTYRELNRLADGLAAGFAASGVASGDRITLLASNSAQYLQVLLACSSIGATLVPINVRLIAEEVRFQAEDANSRFAVIDPALVSVATDAGLFERTVWQTGPELSELADRHVGGAGLPRPDAGSTLTQLYTSGTTGRPKGCLLSQSAWLAAVSNQIMGFGFRGSDVTTIASPLFHVSGLGQALTTFAVGGTVVLPTSPSAEDIWASCREYKVTVAAFPAGLATALQHPAAAESGTGLRLVLGGAGMEKLDTLNLLAEKLPSVEFAGIYGSTEAGGYTTRSTLDDEISHPGTIGRLLPLTDAILLDDTGTQVEVGVVGELALRGASMMTGYWNLPAETAEATVDNWLRTGDLMRADEQGYLYFVGRSKEMVKPGGENVYTIEVEQALLKHPRVSEVAVIGVPDERWGEAVKAVVVANGPVEPRELDAWCLGRLAPYKRPRWYEFRQSTLPRTAMGKVPKAELRAGHDPKTSIRLDERDRAATEMRD from the coding sequence TTGCTGGTCGCCGACCTCGTTGCCAGACAAGCCCGTCGCTGTCCCGACCACATCGCCATCCAACATGCCGACGGTGCCGTCACCTACCGGGAGTTGAACCGTCTGGCGGACGGGTTGGCGGCGGGGTTCGCGGCTTCCGGCGTTGCGTCGGGTGATCGGATTACGCTCCTTGCGTCCAACTCTGCGCAGTATCTGCAAGTCCTGCTCGCATGTTCGAGCATTGGAGCGACGTTGGTGCCGATCAACGTCCGCTTGATCGCCGAGGAGGTCCGCTTCCAAGCTGAAGACGCCAACTCGCGATTCGCGGTGATCGACCCGGCATTGGTTTCGGTGGCCACGGACGCTGGGTTGTTCGAACGCACCGTCTGGCAGACCGGCCCTGAATTGAGCGAACTGGCCGATCGCCATGTGGGCGGGGCCGGGTTGCCTCGGCCCGACGCCGGTTCCACGCTCACCCAGCTCTATACCTCGGGCACCACTGGTCGCCCCAAGGGGTGCCTGCTATCTCAATCAGCTTGGCTTGCGGCTGTTTCGAACCAGATAATGGGGTTCGGCTTCCGCGGCAGCGACGTGACCACGATTGCCAGCCCGCTGTTTCACGTCTCGGGCTTAGGCCAGGCCTTGACCACTTTCGCCGTGGGCGGCACCGTCGTCCTGCCGACGTCACCATCGGCAGAGGATATCTGGGCGAGCTGCCGTGAATATAAGGTGACGGTGGCCGCGTTTCCCGCCGGCTTGGCAACCGCTCTGCAGCACCCAGCAGCCGCCGAGTCCGGCACGGGCCTGCGCCTGGTTCTCGGTGGGGCGGGTATGGAAAAGCTCGACACGCTCAACCTCTTGGCCGAGAAACTACCTTCGGTCGAATTCGCGGGTATCTACGGCAGCACGGAAGCGGGCGGCTACACGACCCGCAGCACCCTTGACGACGAGATCAGTCACCCCGGCACCATTGGCCGTCTCCTGCCGCTGACCGACGCAATCCTGTTGGACGACACTGGTACACAGGTCGAAGTCGGCGTAGTGGGGGAGTTGGCATTACGGGGTGCCAGCATGATGACCGGCTATTGGAACCTGCCCGCCGAGACCGCCGAGGCGACGGTCGATAACTGGCTTCGCACAGGCGATCTCATGCGGGCCGACGAACAGGGCTACCTCTACTTCGTCGGTCGGTCGAAGGAGATGGTCAAGCCCGGTGGTGAGAACGTCTACACGATCGAAGTCGAGCAGGCGTTGCTGAAACATCCTCGAGTGAGCGAGGTGGCCGTCATCGGCGTCCCCGACGAACGTTGGGGCGAGGCGGTGAAGGCAGTCGTCGTGGCGAACGGCCCGGTCGAACCCCGAGAACTCGACGCTTGGTGTCTCGGACGGCTGGCCCCGTACAAGCGACCACGATGGTACGAGTTCCGCCAGAGCACGCTGCCCCGCACGGCGATGGGGAAGGTACCGAAAGCCGAGCTTCGGGCCGGTCATGATCCGAAGACGTCGATCCGCCTGGATGAGCGAGACCGCGCAGCCACGGAAATGAGGGACTGA
- a CDS encoding molybdopterin-dependent oxidoreductase, with amino-acid sequence MTAQEKITFCRLCEQMCGLRVTVDNGVVTRIRADREHPLTRGFACPKGLAANEIQYDPARVTTPLRRTASGGFEPVTWSAALHEIGTRLRGVIDRYGPESIGMYQGNPAAYSIGHYFFAKGMMDALGSPHFYSPASQDTSSRFAASYFLYGSPVSVPIPDLPRTDFLLMVGANPFVSHGSLMQGGLVRVDMQEIVERGGRVVIVDPRRTETAERFEHVAVLPDGDAWLLLALLNVIFADGLQHPRAAAIATGLPQLRQAVQSFTPAATEKHSGVPAAVARDLARSLAAAPRAAVYGRVGACVGSYGTLVNFLLDALNVVTGNLDRPGGAVFTTPPIDFWGIARNGGFDTYGARHTRIGGYPDVVGMMPAGILADEITTPGPGQIRAMFVSAGNPVLSVPNGPALKAALETVDLMVSIDLYINETNSTADYILPSTTFLEREDVNGLVLPYQYRTFVQWTPAVVPPLGQAREEWTIIRDISAQLGLVASSSPLIRRLGRFARRLTPALMLDMMLRFGSAGDRLGLRRGGLSRRRLLSRPRGVLVAEEVKTGVLERVITRPDGRVNLAPPEIITVAQGLFDEVRDAAVGPYPLRLFGRRELRSLNSFTHNSRRLNPRAVAPALLMHPDDVQRFGLQDGATVLIESATGAVRAQLSSTDTVIVGAVCLPHGWGHNGDGNWQHANATGGANFNALTASGAGALEPLAAMSILNGVRVKVSALD; translated from the coding sequence ATGACTGCCCAGGAGAAGATCACGTTCTGCCGGCTGTGTGAGCAGATGTGTGGTCTGCGGGTCACCGTCGACAACGGGGTCGTGACCCGCATCAGGGCGGACCGCGAGCATCCCCTGACGCGTGGGTTTGCCTGCCCGAAGGGGCTGGCGGCCAACGAAATTCAGTACGATCCCGCGCGGGTCACCACGCCGCTGCGGCGCACCGCTTCAGGTGGATTCGAACCGGTCACCTGGAGCGCCGCGCTGCACGAGATCGGAACCCGCCTCCGCGGCGTCATCGATCGATACGGCCCGGAATCGATCGGCATGTATCAGGGCAACCCCGCGGCATACAGCATCGGCCACTATTTTTTTGCCAAGGGCATGATGGACGCGCTGGGTAGTCCGCACTTCTACAGTCCCGCATCCCAAGACACCAGCAGCCGTTTCGCGGCCTCGTACTTCCTGTACGGGTCACCGGTCAGCGTTCCCATCCCGGACTTGCCGCGGACCGACTTCCTGCTGATGGTCGGCGCCAACCCGTTTGTCTCACATGGCTCCCTGATGCAGGGGGGTCTGGTTCGAGTCGACATGCAGGAGATCGTGGAGCGTGGCGGCCGGGTGGTCATCGTCGATCCACGCCGCACCGAGACAGCCGAACGCTTCGAGCATGTCGCCGTCCTGCCCGACGGTGACGCGTGGCTGTTGCTGGCGCTGCTGAACGTCATCTTCGCCGACGGGCTCCAGCACCCGAGGGCCGCGGCGATCGCGACGGGTCTGCCGCAGCTGCGGCAGGCCGTGCAGTCCTTCACACCCGCGGCGACCGAGAAGCATTCGGGTGTGCCCGCGGCCGTTGCCCGGGACCTGGCCCGCAGTCTCGCGGCGGCCCCGCGCGCGGCGGTGTACGGCCGGGTCGGCGCCTGCGTGGGCAGCTACGGAACGCTGGTGAACTTTCTGCTCGACGCGCTGAACGTGGTAACCGGAAATCTGGACCGCCCCGGCGGCGCCGTGTTCACCACACCGCCGATCGACTTCTGGGGGATCGCTCGAAACGGCGGGTTCGACACCTACGGGGCCAGGCATACCCGGATCGGTGGCTACCCGGACGTGGTCGGCATGATGCCCGCCGGGATCCTGGCCGATGAGATCACCACACCGGGCCCGGGCCAGATCCGCGCCATGTTCGTCAGCGCGGGGAACCCGGTGCTGTCGGTCCCCAACGGCCCGGCCCTCAAAGCTGCGCTCGAGACCGTCGACCTCATGGTGAGTATCGACTTGTACATCAACGAAACCAACAGCACCGCCGACTACATCCTGCCGAGCACGACCTTCCTCGAACGAGAGGACGTCAATGGTCTGGTGCTGCCCTACCAATACCGCACTTTCGTGCAGTGGACCCCGGCAGTGGTGCCGCCACTGGGTCAGGCTCGCGAGGAGTGGACGATCATCCGGGACATCAGCGCCCAGCTCGGCCTCGTTGCGTCCAGTTCGCCACTGATCAGACGGCTGGGCCGGTTCGCCCGTCGGTTGACGCCCGCGCTGATGCTGGACATGATGCTGCGCTTCGGTTCCGCCGGCGACCGTCTCGGTCTTCGCCGCGGCGGGCTGAGTCGGCGTCGCCTGCTGTCTCGTCCGCGGGGCGTGTTGGTGGCTGAGGAGGTGAAAACCGGTGTGCTGGAACGGGTGATCACCCGGCCCGACGGCCGGGTGAACCTTGCGCCGCCGGAGATCATCACCGTGGCGCAGGGTTTGTTCGACGAGGTGCGCGACGCCGCCGTGGGGCCGTATCCGCTGCGGCTCTTCGGCCGCCGTGAACTGCGCTCGCTCAATTCGTTCACGCACAACTCTCGTCGACTCAACCCGCGGGCGGTCGCGCCTGCGCTGCTCATGCACCCCGACGATGTGCAGCGATTCGGATTGCAGGACGGCGCCACGGTCCTCATCGAATCCGCCACCGGTGCGGTGCGGGCACAACTGTCGAGCACCGACACGGTCATCGTCGGAGCCGTCTGCCTCCCGCACGGCTGGGGGCACAACGGCGACGGCAACTGGCAGCACGCCAATGCCACCGGGGGTGCCAACTTCAACGCCCTGACCGCCAGCGGGGCGGGCGCCCTGGAACCGCTGGCGGCGATGTCGATTCTCAACGGCGTGCGCGTGAAGGTCAGCGCACTGGACTGA